A single genomic interval of Staphylococcus hyicus harbors:
- a CDS encoding cation diffusion facilitator family transporter: MQIEYKLSQAKKGAYLSIVTYTALTILKILYGWIANSHGLTADGINNATDVISSVAILIALYISQKPVDKNHPYGHYRSEFIASLIAAFIMFAVSIQVITTGIRHFYEGSFQEPSQSAVIVGILSAIVMFVVFIYNRNLSRRVNSSALKAASYDNLSDALVSIGTVIGIVGVYMGIPMLDTIAAIIIGLLIMKTSIDIFKETAITLTDGYDEDALDEIYEIISKIKGIYEIRDIKARSHGVMSFIDVTISVNPDLNVVESHEISDYIESELQQHLGEVETIVHIEPHIS; the protein is encoded by the coding sequence GTGCAAATTGAATATAAACTTTCCCAAGCAAAAAAAGGTGCTTACTTAAGTATTGTGACCTACACTGCTTTAACAATTTTAAAAATTTTATATGGTTGGATCGCTAATAGTCATGGTTTAACAGCTGATGGTATTAATAATGCGACGGATGTGATAAGTTCTGTTGCCATACTGATCGCCTTATACATTTCTCAAAAACCAGTGGATAAAAATCATCCTTATGGGCACTACCGATCAGAATTTATTGCGTCACTGATTGCTGCATTTATTATGTTTGCCGTAAGTATTCAAGTGATTACCACTGGTATTCGTCATTTTTACGAAGGATCATTCCAAGAGCCTAGCCAATCAGCTGTCATTGTCGGTATCTTATCAGCAATCGTAATGTTTGTTGTTTTTATCTATAATCGCAACTTATCGAGACGTGTGAACAGTAGTGCATTAAAAGCTGCAAGCTATGATAATTTGTCAGATGCGTTAGTTTCAATAGGTACAGTAATTGGAATTGTCGGCGTTTATATGGGGATACCTATGTTAGATACGATTGCCGCTATCATTATCGGCTTACTCATAATGAAAACGAGTATCGATATTTTTAAGGAAACAGCCATTACACTTACAGATGGTTATGATGAAGATGCCTTAGATGAAATATACGAAATTATTTCTAAAATTAAAGGTATTTATGAAATTAGAGATATTAAAGCACGGAGTCACGGTGTCATGTCGTTCATCGATGTTACCATATCAGTTAATCCGGACTTGAATGTTGTTGAAAGTCATGAAATTTCAGATTACATCGAATCTGAACTACAACAACACCTAGGAGAAGTTGAAACAATCGTGCATATTGAGCCACATATATCATAA